The Paraburkholderia largidicola DNA segment CTTCCAGCTGATACAGGCGCTTCGGCGTCTGCAGATGGCGGGCGAGCTGAACGTCGAATCGCGAACCGAGAACAATGAGCAGCATGTGTATCTCGTGCTGGGGACGGCGACGACATCGGGCGAGGCCAATGCCGTGCCCGACCTGATGATCGTGCGCAAGCTCCTGCATCTGAAGAGCAACGCGGGCAACTTTGAAATTGTGTATGGGCAGTCGTCGCACGGCGGCGACCAGATTGCGATCCTGACGCGCTCGGTGCTCGGCATTCTCACCGACCTCGGCGCCCAGGTGCAGGTGCCTCACGACACGATCAATGACGGTTCGACCAAGCCGACCGTCACGCTCGTCGGTGGCGAAACACGGCCGACGATCGTCGTGCAAAACGGCGCCAAACCACCCGCCGATGCGTACGTCGCCGTGCGCTACGGCGCCACGACCTACTGGGTCGACCGCAACGACTTCGACTCGAAGTATGCGTTCACGGTCGTGCAGAACCTGATGGCGCTTGCGGAAGCCGACACGGCCAGCAAAGCGCCCGTCGTAACGATTCCTGCGAACTGACGCGGACGATAAAACGGGCGGGGGGCATAGTCTGCAACCCGCCCGTACTTATGTGTTCACGCAACCTTGGTTACTGACCGAAGTAAACACCCTTCGTGCCGTCATTGGAGCGCGAACCCATCGGCTGGGTTGCCATACCCGACGCGCCCGTTCCGTTCACAACGCCGCCATAGCTTTCGCCCTGGCCTTGCTGCTCGGACAGACGACGTTCCGCGGCTTGCGCGTTAGCAGGATAGTTCGTGCGGTCGCCATCGCCCGGACGATAACCCTCGCTCTCGACGTTCTTCAGGTCCTGCCTCACTTCGCCGCGCGTGGCGGGCTCGTTCGGCTGGACAGTCGTTTGTGCAAAGGCCGTGGCGGAAACACCCATGACGGCGGCAAGAATGGCAGCGTGCTTGAGCAGTTTCATGACTTCCTCCGTGAAGTAGGTAGTACACGCTTAACGGTGCAAGCGCTGTACCCGCCAACTCCATCTGAACGGTTATCACGCGAGGCCGCGTCGATTATTTCTCTAAACGTTTTCGAGCGCCTGTCATTGATGCAGCTTTTGGCGTGGGGTCGTTGCGTGCACCACAAATCAGCGCGACACCTTCGGCAGCCGTCGCTCGCAACGAGGCGCGGGAATCGCCCGCGCGCGAACGCAATGCAAGGCTATGCAGAATCGCCGATGCGACGCGCGCAAGCACGGCGGCATCCGCGTCGGCTGAAAGCTCGCCGTCTGTTTGCGCCCGCCGAATGCGTTTCTCGAATGCGCGATCGAACGATTTGAGGCCTTGCGCCAATCTGGTGCGCACGGCTTCATCGACTTTCGATTCGACCACGGCCGTGCCGATCAGAAAGCATCCGCGTGGCTCGCCGCCAGTGGGCAGATAAAGCGCGAGCGCGCTGTCGTAGACCCGCTGTAACGCCTGCGCCAATGGAATGTCGTCGCGTAACGCAACGTGCATGCCCTGCACGCCGGCTTCGACGTAACGGTCCAGCGTGTTCAGATAAAGCGCATGCTTGTCGCCGAACGCGGCGTACAGGCTGGGGCGATTCATGCCCGTCGCATCGCTCAGCGTATCGAGCGATGTGCCCGAATAGCCGCCGAGCCAGAATGCATTGGTGGCGTTGCTGAGCGCATCGTCCGCATCGTAGGCGCGCGGCCGTCCGCGTGCGCGCCTCTCATTTTTTGTACTGTTTCGCATATAAATATTGGCATCTCCGATTTTTGTCCACTATAGTACAAAAACCATCCATCGATAGGGGGGAGACGTTGCTATGGATCTATACTTTTCGCCGCTCGCGTGTTCGCTCGCCACACGCATCACGCTGTACGAAGCCGGCGCGCACGCTGGCTTTATTCAGGTAGACACGAAAACGAAGAAGCTACGCGACGGTTCCGATTTTTATCCCGTCAACGCGCTCGGCCAGGTGCCCGTGTTGCGCACCGACGAAGGCTGGCTGTTGACCGAGAACACGGCTATCCTGCCGTACGTCGCGGACCAGTTTCCGGCAGCACAACTGGCGCCTCTGCCAGGCACCGCGCAACGCGCGCAGCTTCAACAATGGCTCGGCTTTATCAGCACCGAACTGCACAAGGGCATCTTCGTGCCGCTGCTCGATCCCGCCGCGCCGCACGATTACGCGCGTCAAAAGATTGCGCGGCGGATAGACTATCTGCAGTTGCATCTGTCCGCGCACGAATACCTCGTCGAGCGCTTCACGGTTGCAGATGCCTATTTGACGACCGTGCTGAACTGGGCAAAGCATTGCGACGTCGATCTTGCGCAATGGCCCGCCGTCGACGCGTATTACCATCGCATCGTGCAGCGTCCGCATGTGGCAAAAGCACTGGCCGAAGAGATTGCGTTGTATCGTGAAGAACAGGCGCTTCAATAACGGATCACGCGAGGTTTGCCGATGAAGGTCAACCGTATCGTCTCGAACATCGAAGTGCAGGACGCGGCGCAAGCACAGCATTTCTATCGGGACATTCTCGGCCTCGACCTGCTAATGGATCACGGCTGGATTCGCACCTACGGTTCGGACCAGCCAATGACGGTGCAAATCAGTTTCGCGCAGCAAGGCGGCTCGGGCACGCCGGTGCCTGACCTGTCGATCGAAGTCGACGACGTGGACGCCGCCTGTGAAGCGATGCAAGCCGCAGGCTTTGCGATCGAATACGGCCCCGTCGACGAACCGTGGGGCGTGCGGCGCTTTTATGTGCGCGATCCGTTCGGCAAACTCGTCAACATTCTCGCGCACCGCTAGCACGCGGGTCACGGCGAAGAACAGCCGCACATTGCCATCGAACGGACACACCGCTGCGCGCGTAATCGCTTTACTATTGACGCGCGCAGTGTGCGCTGCCTACCGGGAGAACGTCCATGGACCTGGATTCGATCCGCAAGAACGCTTTTGCGATGCCCGTACACAATCCCGCTTTTCCGCGTCCGCCGTTTCGTTTTGTGAATCGCGAGTACTTCATTATTTCCTACGAATCCGATCCTGATGCGATCGCCGCTGCCGTGCCGGCGCCGCTCAAGCCGGAGAACGCGCTGGTGCATTACGAGTTCATTCGCATGCCCGATTCGTCGGGGTTCGGCGACTACACCGAAAGCGGCCAGGTCATTTCCGTGCGCGACGCGGACGGCCGGCTCGGCAACTATACGCATTCGATGTATCTGGACGACGAAGGCCCGATTGCGGCGGGCCGCGAAATCTGGGGCTTCCCGAAGAAACTCGCACGTCCGCATATCAGCGTGGACGGCAACGACACGTTGCTCGGCACGCTCGATTACGGCACCCAACGCATCGCGACGGGCACGATGGGCTACAAGCACTGGACGCTCGACGTGGAAACCGAGCGCGCAAAACTCGCCGACACGCCGAACTATCTGTTGAAGGTGATCCCGCACGTGGACGGGACCGCGCGCGTGTGCGAACTGGTACGCTTTTTCTTGCGCGACGTGACGGTGCTCGGCGCGTGGGCGGGACCGGCCGCGCTCGAGTTGCGGCACCATGCCCTCGCGCCCGTCGCGGATCTGCCCGTGCGGCGCGTGGTCGGCGCGCGCCAGGTCGTCGCCAATCTCACGCTCGATATCGGTGAAGTTGCCTTCGACTATCTCGCGAACGCCGGGTAGCAAGGTGGCAAACGGCGCGTGCACGGCACGCGCCTTTCGCTTCGCTATTCGCTATTTGCTTTCGATCAGCTTGACGAGCGTATGCAACAGGCGATTCGACGGCGTCGCCACGCCGAGCGCGTCGCCGCGCCGCACGATCAGCCCATTCAGGTGATCGATCTCGCTGCGCTTGCCGCGCGACAGATCTTGCGCCGTCGATGAATACTGCCCCGGCATCGTCTCGGCGATCATGCGCACGGCCTTGTCGACGTCACCCGGAATCGTGACGCCATCGGCCTTCGCGACCGCGAGACACTCGTCGACGATATCGCGCATCACGGTAGTCACGCCCTCGCCCTTCACGAGCCGGCCATAAGGCAACTGCGTAATCGCCGACAACGCGTTATACGCGCAGTTGAGGATCAGCTTCGCCCACAAGGCGCCGCGGACGTTATCGGAGATTTCAGTGGGCACGCCTGCCGCGATCAGCGCCTGCGCGACGTCCGCGCTCGCGCTGGACGGCTCGATCACCAGTTCGCCGCGCCCATGGTGGCGCACGTGCCCCGGCCCGGCCATTTCCGTCGCGACATAGACGACGGCGGCCGCCACCGGCTGCGTAATGACCTTGCGCACTTCATCCGCGTTTTCGACGCCGTTCTGCAGCGACAGCACGAGCGTATCGGGCGCGAGAAACGGCTTGATTTCCAGCGCCGCACTTTGCGTATCCGTCGATTTCACGCAGAACAGCACGAGCTTCGCGCCCTGCACCGCACTCGCCTGCATGCTCGCGGTGAGGGGGATGTGCTCGTCGAACGATTGCGCTTCGAGGTGCAGGCCGTTCCGCCCGATCGCCTCGACGTGTTGCGGGCGTCCGATCAATACCACTTCATGTCCCGCGCGCGCCAGCATGCCGCCGTAGTAGCAGCCCACCGCGCCCGCGCCCATAACCGCGACTTTCATAGGCAACGCTCTTGTATCTGGAATTGAAGCCTCAAAAGTTACCACAGCGGGCATGCGGATGCGTTGAAGGCAACGCGGGCATTCTTCAGCCGCGCGTTCGCACGGCGAGCAGCGCATCGGCGAATGCGGCAGGCGCCTCTTGCGGCAGATTGTGTCCCGCGTCGTCGATCACGCGGTGCTCGTATGGCCCCGTGAAATGCGGCGCATGATGCGCGGTCCCGCCGATTCCCATCACGCCGTCGGTGCTGCCGTCGAGCGAGATCGTCGGCACGGAGATGGGCGGCTGCGCGGCGAGTTGCCGTTCCATTGCGTCATAGCGCGGATCGCCGGCCACTAGTGCATAGCGGTGCCGGTACGAGTGAATCACGACATCGACGAAATCCGGGTGATCGAACGATGACGCTGTGCGCGCGTAGCACGCGTCGTCGAAACGCCAGCTCGGCGACCACAGCGTCCAGAGCAGACGGCACAGCGCGCGGCGATTTTCAGTGAGGCCGGCGCGTCCGCGCTCGCCGTGAAAATAGTATTGATACCAGTGGCGCAGTTCGTTTTCCGGCAACGCAGGTTTGCCCGACGCCGCGATGTCCTGGATGTTGTAGCCATTGACCGTGACGAGGCCCTGCACGCGCTGCGGGTAAAGCGCGGCGACGATACACGCCGCGCGCCCGCCCCAGTCATAGCCGCCCAGCAACGCCCGTTCGATCTGCAACGCGTCGAGCAGCGCGAGCAGATCGGCACCGAGCGCTGCCTGCTGACCCGAGCGCGGCGTGTCGGCGGAAAGAAAGCGTGTCGGCCCGTAGCCTCGCAGATACGGCACGATCACGCGCGCGCCCTGCGCGGCGAGCAGCGGCGCGACTTCGTCGTAGGCGCGTATGTCGTAGGGAAAACCGTGCAGCAGCACGACGGGCCAACCTTCGAAGTGGCCCGACTCCTCATAGGCGATATCCAGCAGTTCGGTGCTCACGTGCTTCGGCATGACCGGCGGCTCCTTTTCAGGCGATCGACAGACGACGTTCGGGGCGCAGCGAGCGTGTATGGTAGCGCCGTCGTGGGAATCGCGCTGCCCGCTGGCCTCGCGCAAAAGAAAGTCGTTTTACAGCAAACCGATGTCGTATTCTTGCCATGCCAGCCGTTCGGCGGCCCGCTACATTCGACCAGACGAAGCCCGTAAACCGTCGCCATCCGGGTGCCGCGAGAGACGAACCAGACCGAGCAAGCATGAAACAGGCACACGATCCGGCGACCCAGCCGTGCGGCGCATTCCCTCTGCACACCTCGCAGCCCCTCGCCGATTTCGTCGACAGCGGCCCGGCTCTGGGCGCCCCTGTCGCACCCGTGTCCGCGCCGCCTCCCGCTGGCAGCCTGCGCGCCACGGCGATCCTGCTGCTCGGCTACGCGATTCTCATCACGGGCAACGGCCTGCTCGGCACGCTGATCTCGCTGCGGCTCATCCAGCAGCAGGCGCCGTCGATCGTCGTCGGCATCGTGCAGTCCGCGTATTACGTCGGCTTCATGATGGGCGCCCTGTACGGAGGCTCGCTGATCGGGCGCGTCGGCCATCACCGCGCTTTCGTTACCTTCGCGGCGGCATCCGCCTGTTGCGCGCTCGGCTACGCGGTGTGGGAAGCGGACGCTGTGTGGGTGGCGCTGCGCTTCATCACGGGCTTTTGCCTCGTCGGTATTTTCACGGTGGTCGAAAGCTGGCTGCATCAGGTCGCGAGCAATGCGCAGCGGGGACGCGTGTTCTCGGCGTATCTGATCACGAACTATCTCGGCGTCGGCATCGGCCAGTTTCTGATCGGCCTCGCTGACCCGGCGGGCTTCGAACTGTTCAGCGCCGTCGCCGCGCTGTTCACCGCGTCGCTGATTCCCGTTGCGCTGGCGGGCACGGCGCCCGGCCCGATCGCCGCGCACGACACCCATGCGAGCGCTTCCTGCGGCGCGCGGCTCGCGCGCGGCCTGTCGGGCTTGCAGACTATCTACCGTTGGGCGCCGCTCGGCGTCGTCGCATGCCTCGCGGCGGGACTGCTCAACAGCGCGTTCTACACGATGCAGCCGGTGTTCATGCGGCGCGTCGGCTATTCGGTGCCGGACGTGTCGCACTTCATGGGCTTCGCGCTGCTCGCGGCGCTCGTGCCGCAATGGCCCGTCGCCAGGCTTGCCGATCTGTTCGACCGGCGCAAGGTGCTGCTGTGCCTCGCGGCGCTCGCCGGATCGCTGAGCGTGTTGCTGTTCATGCTGCACGATGGCGTGCTGATCGAAGCGCTCGGCTATCTGTATGTCGCCGTCGCGTTCTCGATGTATGGCGTCGTCACGTCCTATGTGAACGACTGCGTGCCCGCCGACGAACGCATCGCCGTCAGCGCCGGTCTGCTGCTGATCTTTTCGCTCGGCGCGAGCGGCGGCCCGACGCTCGCGTCGGCGATGATGGCGCTCGCCGGGCCCGCCGGTCTCTATCTGTTCACGGCGCTCGTCATGGGCGTGCTCGCGCTGCTGACATTACGCAATCTGCGCACGACGGCGCTTGCACGGCGCGTCGCGGATGCGCGCTAGTCCGGCCCGCACCGTGGCCTTAAAACTCCGCCGATCCCACCTGATCCGCCAACGCAAGCAGATCCGACACATGCCGCGCGATGCACGCGTCGTACAGCACCGCGTCGCTTGAAAAGGTCCCCCGCGCATGCGGTGCTTCACGTGCGCGATGCACGGCCTGCATGAGCACGCGGCGCAAGCTGTCGACATCGTTCGGCGCGAACACGAGCTTCGCCTGCGGCGCGATCACATCGTGGCAGCCGATATTCGACGACAGGATCACGGGCGTGCCGCACATCGCCGATTCCACACCGACGAGGCCAAACGGTTCATAGCTCGACGCGAGGATCGTATAGTCGGCCGCGCGGTAGCCGTCTTCGATCGCGTTCACGTAGCCGATATAGCGCAGCCGCTGCGACGTGCGTTCGGGCGGACGCCCCGCCACCGCGACGACGACGGGCAGATCGAGATCGCGCAATGCGGCTTCGATCAGCGGCAGTCCCTTGCGCTCGTGACTGCTCGACGGAAACAGCAGCACGATTTCGTCGTCAGCGAAACCGAGACGCTTGCGCAATGCGCGCCGCTCATCGTCGGCGACGGGCGAGAAGCGGCCGTTGTCGACAGGCGGATACAGCACGCGGATCTTGGCGTCGTCGACGCCGTACAGCAGCCGCAATTCATCGCGCATCTGCGGCGAATGCGCGACGACGAAGCGCGCGCGCCGATATTGACGGCGCTCCAGCGCGATCTGCCGGCGATCGAAAAACGATGGCGTGCGTCCCGTCGCGCTCAGAAAGCCCAGATGCGTGCCGCCGCAAATCGCGATCTCCGAAGCCTCGACGCGATTGCAGCCGATCAGCACATCCACTTTCGCATCGCGCCGCATCGCGCTCAGGCGCCGCGAAAACCATTCGTCCCGCCACTTCCCGGGCAGGAACGACACGTTGATCCGGTGCGGCTCGACGAGGCGACTTTCCGGCAGCTTCGGATCGAACGCGCGGCCGAACACGGCCAGCTTGATCCCAGCCGCCACGAGTCCCCGTGTCACCTCGATCGCATAGCGTTCGAGGCCCCCGCTGTACTTCAGTGCATTGCACGACAATCCGATTTTCATGCTTTTGTTCGATTACCAAACGGCACTGGCAAGTCATCGCGCTTCCGATGTCAGGACACATCGCGCGTTCTTTAGCCCTGCTCCGCCAATTGCCTGAACACAGCGACAACGCGTCGACACGTCAGCGCCTCGCGCCAGAACTTTTCCTTCAGCCGCGACGTCGGCAGCCATTGCCACGGCAATACGACGCGCACGGTGCCCCACGCCGGCCGCCAGCGCTCGGCCACGGCTCTGCGGCGAAACAGGCTGATGGTCGGAACGGACAGGTTCGATGCCAGATGGCCGATGCCTGAATCGTTGCCAATGAACCAGCCAGATTCGTAAACCCAGCACGCGAGCGCATGCAGATCGTCGAATGCGGGCGCGGCGATGCCGAGTGTTTCGAGTTCGGACCAGCGTGCGCGCTCGCTGGGCGCGATCACGAAGCACACTTCGTAGCCGAGCGCCTGCAGGCGCCTCGCCAGCGCGATGAAACGCGCGCGCGACCAGCGTTTGTCGTCGGTGCTGGCTTCGGGATGAATCACGACGCGATGCCGATACCGCCGATGCTTTAACGTCGCGGGCGCCGTGATGCCGTTCTCGGTCGTGCCGGTGACGATCCCGAAGCGCGTACGGCAAAACTGCACGAACCGTTCCGCCATGCAGCCGTGCGCATCGGCATACTCGATATCGTGCAGATCGATCACATGAGGATGCGCGCCCGCGAGTTGCGCAAACGGCTGATGCCGATGCATCTGCAAGACGGCGTCGAATGGTTCGAGGCGTGCTGCGCAATCCGCCTCGCGTGGCAGCGGGTGAATCTCGACATGAGGAAACCAGTGCCGCAGCGCGTAAATCGGCGTGCCGAACACGCAGACGTCGATACCGCTCGCGCGCAGGTTCTGCACGATCACCATCGACACCAGCGAATCGCCGATCGCATTCGACATCACGAATGCGACTCGCCTGATCGAAGCGAGGCGCACGCTCTTGGGCAACGTCGCGTCCACGTCAGGCCGCCTCGCGCTGCAGTTGGTCAAATGCGCGCAACACCTGCTTCACCGACAGCGCGTACTTCCAGCAGCGCTCCTTGAGGCGGCCCGTCGGCAGCCATGCGCCGCCCACCAGCACTGTGCCCGCGCCCCAGCCCGGACGCCATGTGCGCGCGATGCCTTTGCGCATGAAGAGCGACAGCGTCGGCACCTGAAGACACGACGCAAGATGACCGATGCCCGAATCGTTGCCGATGAACCAGCCGCATTCCACGAGCCACGCGGCGACGTTATCGAGGGATCCGAGGCGCGGCAAACCGATGCCGTGCCGTTGCACATGTTCCCAATCGGCGCGCTCGTCGTCGGTGACGATGAAATGCGGCTCGAAGCCCTTCGCTTTCAGTGCCAGCGCCAGGCGCACGAAGCGCGGCGCGAGCCAGCGCTTGTCGGGCGTGCTGGCCGTCGGATGGATTGCCACCCGCAAACGGTGCTTGCGATGAATCAGCCCTGCTGGAACCGCGAGGCCATTGCTCGTGTCCGCGTGATGCAGGCGCAGCGACTCACGGCAAAACTGCGCGAGGCGTCCCGCCATCGATTCCGTCGACGGTGCGCGGCACAGATGCTCCAGCACGAGTGCATCGGGATGGCGCTGTGCGAGGCGCGACACAGGACGATCGGCGTGAAGCTGGATGACGGAATCGAACGGGCGTAGCAGCGCGTCGGCATCGTCTTCGCGCAAGGCGGGCTGGATATCGATGCCGGGAAACCAGTCGCGCAACGCACGCATTTGCTGGCTGAACACGGTGACCGTCTTGCCGCTCAATTGCAGATTGCGCGCGACGGTCATCAGCAGCAGCGAGTCGCCCAACGCCGGCGACGTCGTCACCGCTACGTTCAAAGCCGAATCGTTGGCGTGCTGCATGGTTGTTGCTCTCAATGAATGACGTGGATCTGGCGTCGCGCGTCGACGCATACGATCGCAGCGCATTATAGGTTTGGGCCTGTCACACAGGATTTGTGTAATCTTTCCGACTATTACGCGGGAAGCATCGCGTGTCGCAAGCGCCTGTGTGGCGTGCAATCGAATCACGCGGGGCCCGCACATGCCTTACGCGATAAAGAATCTGAAAGCCTGAGCGGCGTGTGCAAACGGCGTGCATGTTCAGCCCGTCCGCTTTGCATCGCCGTTGTAGTAGCCCAGGTCCGTTT contains these protein-coding regions:
- a CDS encoding DUF4148 domain-containing protein, with protein sequence MKLLKHAAILAAVMGVSATAFAQTTVQPNEPATRGEVRQDLKNVESEGYRPGDGDRTNYPANAQAAERRLSEQQGQGESYGGVVNGTGASGMATQPMGSRSNDGTKGVYFGQ
- a CDS encoding acetoacetate decarboxylase produces the protein MDLDSIRKNAFAMPVHNPAFPRPPFRFVNREYFIISYESDPDAIAAAVPAPLKPENALVHYEFIRMPDSSGFGDYTESGQVISVRDADGRLGNYTHSMYLDDEGPIAAGREIWGFPKKLARPHISVDGNDTLLGTLDYGTQRIATGTMGYKHWTLDVETERAKLADTPNYLLKVIPHVDGTARVCELVRFFLRDVTVLGAWAGPAALELRHHALAPVADLPVRRVVGARQVVANLTLDIGEVAFDYLANAG
- a CDS encoding ketopantoate reductase family protein, whose product is MKVAVMGAGAVGCYYGGMLARAGHEVVLIGRPQHVEAIGRNGLHLEAQSFDEHIPLTASMQASAVQGAKLVLFCVKSTDTQSAALEIKPFLAPDTLVLSLQNGVENADEVRKVITQPVAAAVVYVATEMAGPGHVRHHGRGELVIEPSSASADVAQALIAAGVPTEISDNVRGALWAKLILNCAYNALSAITQLPYGRLVKGEGVTTVMRDIVDECLAVAKADGVTIPGDVDKAVRMIAETMPGQYSSTAQDLSRGKRSEIDHLNGLIVRRGDALGVATPSNRLLHTLVKLIESK
- a CDS encoding glycosyltransferase, with amino-acid sequence MKIGLSCNALKYSGGLERYAIEVTRGLVAAGIKLAVFGRAFDPKLPESRLVEPHRINVSFLPGKWRDEWFSRRLSAMRRDAKVDVLIGCNRVEASEIAICGGTHLGFLSATGRTPSFFDRRQIALERRQYRRARFVVAHSPQMRDELRLLYGVDDAKIRVLYPPVDNGRFSPVADDERRALRKRLGFADDEIVLLFPSSSHERKGLPLIEAALRDLDLPVVVAVAGRPPERTSQRLRYIGYVNAIEDGYRAADYTILASSYEPFGLVGVESAMCGTPVILSSNIGCHDVIAPQAKLVFAPNDVDSLRRVLMQAVHRAREAPHARGTFSSDAVLYDACIARHVSDLLALADQVGSAEF
- a CDS encoding glycosyltransferase family 9 protein; the encoded protein is MDATLPKSVRLASIRRVAFVMSNAIGDSLVSMVIVQNLRASGIDVCVFGTPIYALRHWFPHVEIHPLPREADCAARLEPFDAVLQMHRHQPFAQLAGAHPHVIDLHDIEYADAHGCMAERFVQFCRTRFGIVTGTTENGITAPATLKHRRYRHRVVIHPEASTDDKRWSRARFIALARRLQALGYEVCFVIAPSERARWSELETLGIAAPAFDDLHALACWVYESGWFIGNDSGIGHLASNLSVPTISLFRRRAVAERWRPAWGTVRVVLPWQWLPTSRLKEKFWREALTCRRVVAVFRQLAEQG
- a CDS encoding alpha/beta fold hydrolase, whose amino-acid sequence is MPKHVSTELLDIAYEESGHFEGWPVVLLHGFPYDIRAYDEVAPLLAAQGARVIVPYLRGYGPTRFLSADTPRSGQQAALGADLLALLDALQIERALLGGYDWGGRAACIVAALYPQRVQGLVTVNGYNIQDIAASGKPALPENELRHWYQYYFHGERGRAGLTENRRALCRLLWTLWSPSWRFDDACYARTASSFDHPDFVDVVIHSYRHRYALVAGDPRYDAMERQLAAQPPISVPTISLDGSTDGVMGIGGTAHHAPHFTGPYEHRVIDDAGHNLPQEAPAAFADALLAVRTRG
- a CDS encoding VOC family protein is translated as MKVNRIVSNIEVQDAAQAQHFYRDILGLDLLMDHGWIRTYGSDQPMTVQISFAQQGGSGTPVPDLSIEVDDVDAACEAMQAAGFAIEYGPVDEPWGVRRFYVRDPFGKLVNILAHR
- a CDS encoding glutathione binding-like protein, which translates into the protein MDLYFSPLACSLATRITLYEAGAHAGFIQVDTKTKKLRDGSDFYPVNALGQVPVLRTDEGWLLTENTAILPYVADQFPAAQLAPLPGTAQRAQLQQWLGFISTELHKGIFVPLLDPAAPHDYARQKIARRIDYLQLHLSAHEYLVERFTVADAYLTTVLNWAKHCDVDLAQWPAVDAYYHRIVQRPHVAKALAEEIALYREEQALQ
- a CDS encoding MFS transporter, whose product is MKQAHDPATQPCGAFPLHTSQPLADFVDSGPALGAPVAPVSAPPPAGSLRATAILLLGYAILITGNGLLGTLISLRLIQQQAPSIVVGIVQSAYYVGFMMGALYGGSLIGRVGHHRAFVTFAAASACCALGYAVWEADAVWVALRFITGFCLVGIFTVVESWLHQVASNAQRGRVFSAYLITNYLGVGIGQFLIGLADPAGFELFSAVAALFTASLIPVALAGTAPGPIAAHDTHASASCGARLARGLSGLQTIYRWAPLGVVACLAAGLLNSAFYTMQPVFMRRVGYSVPDVSHFMGFALLAALVPQWPVARLADLFDRRKVLLCLAALAGSLSVLLFMLHDGVLIEALGYLYVAVAFSMYGVVTSYVNDCVPADERIAVSAGLLLIFSLGASGGPTLASAMMALAGPAGLYLFTALVMGVLALLTLRNLRTTALARRVADAR
- a CDS encoding glycosyltransferase family 9 protein, with amino-acid sequence MQHANDSALNVAVTTSPALGDSLLLMTVARNLQLSGKTVTVFSQQMRALRDWFPGIDIQPALREDDADALLRPFDSVIQLHADRPVSRLAQRHPDALVLEHLCRAPSTESMAGRLAQFCRESLRLHHADTSNGLAVPAGLIHRKHRLRVAIHPTASTPDKRWLAPRFVRLALALKAKGFEPHFIVTDDERADWEHVQRHGIGLPRLGSLDNVAAWLVECGWFIGNDSGIGHLASCLQVPTLSLFMRKGIARTWRPGWGAGTVLVGGAWLPTGRLKERCWKYALSVKQVLRAFDQLQREAA
- a CDS encoding TetR/AcrR family transcriptional regulator gives rise to the protein MRNSTKNERRARGRPRAYDADDALSNATNAFWLGGYSGTSLDTLSDATGMNRPSLYAAFGDKHALYLNTLDRYVEAGVQGMHVALRDDIPLAQALQRVYDSALALYLPTGGEPRGCFLIGTAVVESKVDEAVRTRLAQGLKSFDRAFEKRIRRAQTDGELSADADAAVLARVASAILHSLALRSRAGDSRASLRATAAEGVALICGARNDPTPKAASMTGARKRLEK